In Miscanthus floridulus cultivar M001 chromosome 5, ASM1932011v1, whole genome shotgun sequence, one genomic interval encodes:
- the LOC136453916 gene encoding protein XRI1-like isoform X1, translated as MDGSHGSPRIRSTALAAGAGMDYDLAIGDQGELWEWQSQEYDLQKDLLAAPCSSLWAEASNNVGDDWSMFDDQTPNVGDGWSMFDEQTPIKHCADFEFQFCDIGEIIVKDFEEGKETLQAKRRRMLQFCPENAEMTCSMTEDGLSESLQEMDFSGTDCLLNSDGIDELPEEWLVNCSQDIEPCLPAEEIRNSPAAATENAVDISVHSNSSPRQQSIVANNNPAQARPTPLKAGKNIIGSKKVRTSVAFPFELVKPCSFSGDVTLNDINNKIHAPPPYKIRHKSDEEPNSLQASAISGKPVVHKTKIHTEGGKGSITITRTRG; from the exons ATGGACGGTAGCCACGGGAGCCCCCGGATCCGGTCCACGGCCCTCGCAGCGGGCGCGGGGATGGATTACGACCTCGCCATTGGTGATCAGGG TGAGTTGTGGGAATGGCAGAGTCAGGAGTATGATCTGCAGAAAGATTTACTAGCTG CTCCATGTAGCAGCTTGTGGGCTGAAGCAAGCAACAATGTGGGTGACGATTGGAGCATGTTCGATGATCAAACACCAAATGTGGGTGACGGTTGGAGCATGTTCGATGAGCAAACACCAATTAAACATTGTGCAGACTTCGAATTCCAGTTCTGTGATATAGGAG AAATCATTGTCAAGGACTTTGAAGAAGGGAAAGAAACTTTACAGGCAAAACGCAGACGCATGCTGCAGTTCTGTCCAGAAAATGCTGAG ATGACATGTTCTATGACTGAAGATGGGCTTTCGGAAAGTCTTCAAGAGATGGATTTTTCAG GTACTGACTGTTTGCTGAACTCGGATGGGATTGATGAACTGCCAGAAGAATGGCTAGTTAATTGCTCACAAGATATCGAACCTTGTTTACCTGCAGAAGAAAT TAGGAATAGCCCTGCTGCTGCCACGGAAAATGCTGTCGATATCTCTG TGCATTCGAATTCTTCGCCTCGTCAACAGTCCATCGTAGCCAACAACAATCCTGCACAAGCTAGACCTACACCGCTGAAAG CTGGCAAAAACATTATCGGATCAAAGAAGGTGAGAACAAGTGTGGCCTTCCCGTTCGAGCTTGTCAAGCCGTGCAGCTTCAGTGGCGACGTCACCTTGAACGACATAAACAACAAGATCCACGCTCCACCACCGTACAAGATCAGGCACAAGAGCGATGAGGAGCCCAACTCACTCCAAGCCTCGGCTATCTCGGGGAAACCTGTGGTCCACAAGACCAAGATCCACACGGAGGGGGGAAAGGGGAGCATCACGATCACAAGAACTAGAGGCTAA
- the LOC136453916 gene encoding protein XRI1-like isoform X2, with protein sequence MDGSHGSPRIRSTALAAGAGMDYDLAIGDQGELWEWQSQEYDLQKDLLAAPCSSLWAEASNNVGDDWSMFDDQTPNVGDGWSMFDEQTPIKHCADFEFQFCDIGEIIVKDFEEGKETLQAKRRRMLQFCPENAEMTCSMTEDGLSESLQEMDFSGTDCLLNSDGIDELPEEWLVNCSQDIEPCLPAEEMNSPAAATENAVDISVHSNSSPRQQSIVANNNPAQARPTPLKAGKNIIGSKKVRTSVAFPFELVKPCSFSGDVTLNDINNKIHAPPPYKIRHKSDEEPNSLQASAISGKPVVHKTKIHTEGGKGSITITRTRG encoded by the exons ATGGACGGTAGCCACGGGAGCCCCCGGATCCGGTCCACGGCCCTCGCAGCGGGCGCGGGGATGGATTACGACCTCGCCATTGGTGATCAGGG TGAGTTGTGGGAATGGCAGAGTCAGGAGTATGATCTGCAGAAAGATTTACTAGCTG CTCCATGTAGCAGCTTGTGGGCTGAAGCAAGCAACAATGTGGGTGACGATTGGAGCATGTTCGATGATCAAACACCAAATGTGGGTGACGGTTGGAGCATGTTCGATGAGCAAACACCAATTAAACATTGTGCAGACTTCGAATTCCAGTTCTGTGATATAGGAG AAATCATTGTCAAGGACTTTGAAGAAGGGAAAGAAACTTTACAGGCAAAACGCAGACGCATGCTGCAGTTCTGTCCAGAAAATGCTGAG ATGACATGTTCTATGACTGAAGATGGGCTTTCGGAAAGTCTTCAAGAGATGGATTTTTCAG GTACTGACTGTTTGCTGAACTCGGATGGGATTGATGAACTGCCAGAAGAATGGCTAGTTAATTGCTCACAAGATATCGAACCTTGTTTACCTGCAGAAGAAAT GAATAGCCCTGCTGCTGCCACGGAAAATGCTGTCGATATCTCTG TGCATTCGAATTCTTCGCCTCGTCAACAGTCCATCGTAGCCAACAACAATCCTGCACAAGCTAGACCTACACCGCTGAAAG CTGGCAAAAACATTATCGGATCAAAGAAGGTGAGAACAAGTGTGGCCTTCCCGTTCGAGCTTGTCAAGCCGTGCAGCTTCAGTGGCGACGTCACCTTGAACGACATAAACAACAAGATCCACGCTCCACCACCGTACAAGATCAGGCACAAGAGCGATGAGGAGCCCAACTCACTCCAAGCCTCGGCTATCTCGGGGAAACCTGTGGTCCACAAGACCAAGATCCACACGGAGGGGGGAAAGGGGAGCATCACGATCACAAGAACTAGAGGCTAA